The Rubrobacter aplysinae DNA segment TACAGCGGCGACTATGGAGTGTACGAGGTCATGCGCGCCACCAACGTCGTGTTCTCGCGAGAGGCTTACGACCGGGTGGCCGCGATAGGCCAGAGGAGGGCTGAGTAATGGACTCTCATCAGGTCATCATGGAGCCGGTCATCTCGGAGAAGAGCTACAACCTCGTCGAGATGGAGGGGCAGTACACCTTCCGCGTGGATCGGCGGGCGAACAAGTTCCAGATCAAGCAGGCCATAGAGGACGCGTTCGACGTGGACGTGGTGCGGGTCAACACGATGAACATCAAGCGCAAGCCGAAGCGTCAGGGGCTTACCGTCGGCGCTACGGCGCAGTGGAAAAAGGCCGTCGTAACCCTCGCGGAGGGCGACAGCATAGAGCTTTTCGAGGGGGTGTAGTAGATGCCGGCGAGACCATATAACCCGGTAACGGCGGGCCGCAGATTCTCCTCGGTACTCACCCGGGAGTCCGTGACCCGCGAGGACCCGCAGAAGCAGCTTCTCAGGAAGCTGACCAAGAACGGCGGGCGCAACAACCACGGCCGCATCACGTCGCGGCACACCGGCGGCGGGCACAAGCGCCGCTACCGGCTCATAGACTTCAAGCGCCGCAAGGACGGCGTGCCGGCGACGGTCGCGGCCATAGAGTACGATCCGAACCGCTCGGCCAACATTGCCTTGCTGCACTATCACGACGGCGAGAAGCGCTACATCCTGGCGCCGCGGAACCTCTCGGTCGGCGCGATAGTGATGAACGGTCCGGAGGCCGAGATAGACGTGGGTAACGCGTTGCCTTTGAACCGGATTCCGGTTGGTACCGTGATCCACAATGTCGAGCTAGAGGCCGGGCGCGGCGGGCAGGTCGCCCGCAGCGCCGGGAACAGCGCCCAGCTCGTGGCCCGTGAGGGCTCGCTGGTGACGCTCAGGATGCCCTCGGGCGAGCGCCGCCGCGTCAGGGGCGAGTGCCGGGCGACCGTGGGCGTGGTCGGCAATCAGTCGCACCAGAACATCCGGTGGGGCAAGGCCGGTCGGAGGCGCTACAAGGGCAAGCGGCCGCACATGCGCGGCACCGTTATGAACCCGGTGGATCATCCGCACGGCGGCGGCGAGGGCAAGTCCACGCCGGGTCGCCCGCCGGTGACGCCTTGGGGTCAGATCACCCAGGGACAGCCAACCCGAAAGAAGCACAAGAAGTCGGACGCGATGATCGTGCGCCGGCGCAAGA contains these protein-coding regions:
- the rplW gene encoding 50S ribosomal protein L23: MDSHQVIMEPVISEKSYNLVEMEGQYTFRVDRRANKFQIKQAIEDAFDVDVVRVNTMNIKRKPKRQGLTVGATAQWKKAVVTLAEGDSIELFEGV
- the rplB gene encoding 50S ribosomal protein L2, whose product is MPARPYNPVTAGRRFSSVLTRESVTREDPQKQLLRKLTKNGGRNNHGRITSRHTGGGHKRRYRLIDFKRRKDGVPATVAAIEYDPNRSANIALLHYHDGEKRYILAPRNLSVGAIVMNGPEAEIDVGNALPLNRIPVGTVIHNVELEAGRGGQVARSAGNSAQLVAREGSLVTLRMPSGERRRVRGECRATVGVVGNQSHQNIRWGKAGRRRYKGKRPHMRGTVMNPVDHPHGGGEGKSTPGRPPVTPWGQITQGQPTRKKHKKSDAMIVRRRKKGRRR